GGTGATACATTAAACTTTCTCGATATGTTATCAATGGTCAACGCTTTAGGCTCATAAATCTGAGCATGAATGTAATTAATAATCTCTAAAATCTTATTGGGAATTTTTTGAGCCAAAAAAGAAGTACTAATACTTATAAGGATGTTACGTTCCACAATACTCAAAATAACCTGGATTATATTTACGATTATATTTTCTGTATTGATATTTTTTTTATCATTTTCATTTAAAAGAACATTGATCAAAGCGGCGATTTGTTCTTTATCTACCGTTGAGAACATTAAAACATTGGGAGATTTACTATGGTTACAGAAAATAATTTCTAATCTTTTAAACCAATCTTCGCTATTGATATTTTGATGGTTGAAAAAAACTTCGGTAAATCGAATTATAGTAAAAACAGTAGTTTCTTCGGGTAAAAATGTATGTGGATAATACGGACTTAATATATAAAAATCCTTTTCCTGATAAGTGCATTCTTGTTGATCAAGATACAAAACACCTTTTCCTTTAGAGATAAAAACAAACTCGTACAAACATTTCGTACCAAGACAAACGTCCAAATCATTGATCTCCAGTGCCGAAATTTCAAAAGGATATTTTTTCATAATAATAAGCACATTGATTAATTTAAACACAAAGGTACTTCTTTATTAAGTTTGAATTATAAAAACCTTGTTTTTTACAATTCATTCCTTTTTAAGTACTGATTTATGGCCCTTAAACATGTTAATTTTGTCCTGTAAATAAAACCAAAAAACATGAACAATAACAATAGGATAGAAAAGGACTCTATAGCATTGGTAAACTACTTTTTTGAAAACGTTTGGCAAGCGCCCCATCGGTTGAATATTATTGATGAGTTAATGACCGAGGACTATAAGATCACTTCGGGAGGAAAAGTGATAAAAGGCAGAAACTCCTTTAAAACTTGGGTTCAAGGGTTTCATAATGTACTTTTGGATGCAAAAACCGTAAGTGTAGATGCTTTTTCTAACAAAGAGGGCACAAAAGTAGTTTCAAGGTGGATATGCACAGGTAAAAACAATGGAGTTTTTGGGCTTGAATCAGATAAGAAACCCATCTCATTCACTGGTATTGCCATTTGGAATATTAAAGATAATCATTTCACAGAATGTTGGGTAGAACGCAGTGCCCTTGAAACATACAGAAATCATTCTTTGTAGAATATTCAGAATGAATAGGTTTGCAATATATGCTGTTATCATTTGTGCATTTATAGGTGGTTTCAGTGGTATTATCATAAAGTATATGAGTATGACGGCAGGAGCTATTGTTTGGTTAAGAACAGTAATTCCTGCATTTATTTTCGGGGTATGGATAGTGAGATCAAGATCACTATTTATTAAATGCAATTCCAGAAAAATGATTATAGCATCTTTTATTAATGCCTGTAGGATGTATTTGTTTATACTGGCATTTCAGCACACGACTATCAGTAATGTAATGATCCTGTTTTATTCATGGCCAATTTTTGTCAATATTCTAAGTGTTTTCTTCTTTAAAGAACGAATGAGTAAAAAACAGTTGTTATTTCTTATGATGGCTTTTGTAGGACTCATTATACTCTCCTCGAATAGAACAATCGACCATAAAAACAAGGGAGA
The sequence above is a segment of the Aquimarina spinulae genome. Coding sequences within it:
- a CDS encoding helix-turn-helix domain-containing protein, with the translated sequence MKKYPFEISALEINDLDVCLGTKCLYEFVFISKGKGVLYLDQQECTYQEKDFYILSPYYPHTFLPEETTVFTIIRFTEVFFNHQNINSEDWFKRLEIIFCNHSKSPNVLMFSTVDKEQIAALINVLLNENDKKNINTENIIVNIIQVILSIVERNILISISTSFLAQKIPNKILEIINYIHAQIYEPKALTIDNISRKFNVSPNYLNEYFKKHSGSSIKNYILKYKVKLIKYKLEYSDASISELAYMFNFSDESHLNKVFNKFEYKNPSFFKKNQ
- a CDS encoding ester cyclase — protein: MNNNNRIEKDSIALVNYFFENVWQAPHRLNIIDELMTEDYKITSGGKVIKGRNSFKTWVQGFHNVLLDAKTVSVDAFSNKEGTKVVSRWICTGKNNGVFGLESDKKPISFTGIAIWNIKDNHFTECWVERSALETYRNHSL
- a CDS encoding DMT family transporter, with the translated sequence MNRFAIYAVIICAFIGGFSGIIIKYMSMTAGAIVWLRTVIPAFIFGVWIVRSRSLFIKCNSRKMIIASFINACRMYLFILAFQHTTISNVMILFYSWPIFVNILSVFFFKERMSKKQLLFLMMAFVGLIILSSNRTIDHKNKGDYIGVLAALCSAIGYAVNVMIFKSEMNNYTKHEIIFYQNIMSALIFLPFFIIDFPNLTGYDMGWGTLLGILVGTIAVSLFFYGLRHLKASVTSSIMYIEVLSGTILGYFFFKDTLNANMVIGGILIVLSSFYIMRESKKNVDI